Within the Solibacillus silvestris genome, the region TTTAGAGATGGAAGGGGTACAAAACAAAATGGAAAGATTTTTCTTATATGATGATGTAGAAGATACAAAAACGCGCTTCGTCAGCTTTGCCGGAAAAACACAGCGTTATGATTTAGCCATATTACAAAGTAGTCGCTTTTTCGGAAAAGTGCTCGTCCTTGATATTCAGTTTGGGCGTTTTGCCATCATTGGAGCAGATGATGTGGAAGAGCCAGGTTATTTAGAGCATGTATATAACCGTACAGAAGAAGAGACGGAAGACTTACGAGAATACTTGCGTGAACTATTAAGCTAAAAAAGAGGGGGCGCTATACAACGCCTCCTCTTTTGTTCGTTATTCAACTGTTTCCACTGGCTCTTCTGCCTCGGTTTGTTGTGCGATTATTGGTTCTTTCTTTTGCTCTGGTGCACGGCCTGTTTTATGAACTATAAAATAGGCGCATCCAAAATTACAATATTCATACAAATAGTCTTGAATCGTGCTAATTTTTGTATCAAACGTGGATTTTTGATTTTTGTCATCAAAAAATCCTTTTAAACGTAGCTGACCGTAACCCCAGTCCCCTACAATATAATCATATTTCGTCAATATATCTGAGTATCGTGCGATAAATGCATCTTCTTGAAAGCCTTCCCGCACATTTTCGATCACTTCATAAGCATACCCATCTGCAATAATCAAACTAGACACCACCTATCTATTTCCATGTTAATGAATATTGAAGATGAAAGCAATATTCACAACAAATTTTGTAGGTAAATATGGTGAAATCAGCTATAGTCCGTCTTTCAGCAAGTATTATTATACTCGCCAAAATAAGTTGAACGTCTATTTTCTACAATGTAACACTTGATTGTTTTGCTGCATTCACTTGTTCATCCGCATGGTAACTACTGCGTACTAATGGACCTGCCTCACAATGACTGAAGCCTTTTTCCATAGCGATTTTACGCAGCTTGCCAAACTCGATTGGAGAGTAATATTTTTTTACTGGCAAATGTTTTTTCGTAGGCTGTAAATATTGACCGATTGTCATAATATCAACATTGTTTGCACGCAAGTCATCCATTACTTCATAAATTTCCTCTAACGTTTCTCCTAAGCCAATCATTAAAGAAGATTTTGTCGGAATAGTTGGCTGCATTTCTTTTGCTCTGCGTAAAAATTCCAGTGAACGGTCATATGTCGCTTTTGCCCGAACACGTGGTGTCAAACTGCGTACTGTTTCGATATTATGGTTTAAAATATCCGGCTTTGCATCCATCAGAATGCGTAAACTTTCTTCACGGCCGCTTAAGTCGGATGGTAGTACTTCAACAGAAGTTAACGGACTTTTACGGCGAATTGCACGCACCGTTTCCGCCAATACTTCCGCACCCCCGTCTTTCAGATCATCACGTGCTACCATTGTAATAACAACATGTTTTAAGTTCATTAACGCAACGGAATCTGCAACGCGTTCCGGTTCTGCCAAATCCAATTCATTAGGCAATCCTGTTTTAACTGCACAGAAACGACATGCCCGCGTACATACAGAACCTAAAATCATCATTGTTGCTGTACGACGCTCGCCCCAGCATTCGTGAATATTCGGGCAGCGAGCTTCTTCACATACCGTATGCAAATTATTGTCTCGCATTAATTTTTTTAATGCTTTGTATTCGTCATTGGTATTTAGCTTAATTTTTAGCCACTCTGGTTTGCGTAAGTGCTCTTCCCTCGGATTAGTTGGTTTACAAGATGTCATGTCATTTACTCCCCTCACTCAAATGCTACGATGTTTCTGATGTCAGATTATCATATTAACTACTTTCCAACAACAGAGTATTCTTATTATTTAAATTTATCATAATTAAGTTACTATTCGTAAGGGATTGGTACTTCAATAGACGGCTGTGCTCCTTCACCTGCACTGTAAATATGCGGCACTGTCCCTCTTACTAAACCGATTGCAATTGGGATTTTCTGTTCGACCGATGCAGACTTACTGGCAAATGGTACAATAATCTGGACATTAACACCAATCAGTAAATTTACTTCTACAATTGCATTATTTATGCCAAATTCACTTACTGTTGACTCAACATTACTATTTACATTACCAATAATGTGAAAGCGAATCGGTATTTTAGGTCCTAAATTTCCGATAATCGGAAGGTTTAATGCCTGCCCTAACGGTACGAAAAATACGATTCCGTCTCCTGCTTCCATTTTACCTACGTCATATTCCACATTTTCCAAATTTGGCAAATGTGATAAATCTCCATTTTCGGCCTGTTCTAAATACTCTTTTACTAATGTTGTCGTTTCTGCACGCACTTGGTTAATTATTTCCGTATTAAATTTTGTCGTAATCATATCGTCTGACTGTGTAGGTAAATCAACGATGACATCATTTACATCAAGTACACTCGATGTTCTGGAATTAATTGCTTTACTCACGACATACGAAGCTACTTTATGTGTTTGAACTTCCGCGTACTGCAAATAGGTTGGCATTAATCTGCCGTTCATGACATATATACTAAGACAAACCATGCCGATAATACTGACGATGACGATCGTTACGACATTATGCATTTTGCCTTTTTTCCTGCCATAGGAATTCCACTTTCTTTTACGAAAACGCAAAAAAAATCCTCCTTCCCATAAAATATGAGAAGAAAGATTTTTTATTCAATATTTCCCTCAAAATCCACATCAACTTTTTTAATATCGACTGTCGGGTAATCACTTAAACATAGTTCATATGTAGCGCCCAGTATTTTGCCGTTTTCTTGGAAA harbors:
- a CDS encoding cytosolic protein gives rise to the protein MERFFLYDDVEDTKTRFVSFAGKTQRYDLAILQSSRFFGKVLVLDIQFGRFAIIGADDVEEPGYLEHVYNRTEEETEDLREYLRELLS
- a CDS encoding sporulation protein YunB, with the translated sequence MRFRKRKWNSYGRKKGKMHNVVTIVIVSIIGMVCLSIYVMNGRLMPTYLQYAEVQTHKVASYVVSKAINSRTSSVLDVNDVIVDLPTQSDDMITTKFNTEIINQVRAETTTLVKEYLEQAENGDLSHLPNLENVEYDVGKMEAGDGIVFFVPLGQALNLPIIGNLGPKIPIRFHIIGNVNSNVESTVSEFGINNAIVEVNLLIGVNVQIIVPFASKSASVEQKIPIAIGLVRGTVPHIYSAGEGAQPSIEVPIPYE
- a CDS encoding lipoyl synthase, whose translation is MTSCKPTNPREEHLRKPEWLKIKLNTNDEYKALKKLMRDNNLHTVCEEARCPNIHECWGERRTATMMILGSVCTRACRFCAVKTGLPNELDLAEPERVADSVALMNLKHVVITMVARDDLKDGGAEVLAETVRAIRRKSPLTSVEVLPSDLSGREESLRILMDAKPDILNHNIETVRSLTPRVRAKATYDRSLEFLRRAKEMQPTIPTKSSLMIGLGETLEEIYEVMDDLRANNVDIMTIGQYLQPTKKHLPVKKYYSPIEFGKLRKIAMEKGFSHCEAGPLVRSSYHADEQVNAAKQSSVTL